A window of the Gossypium hirsutum isolate 1008001.06 chromosome A05, Gossypium_hirsutum_v2.1, whole genome shotgun sequence genome harbors these coding sequences:
- the LOC107944887 gene encoding GDP-L-fucose synthase 1, with product MGETDSFFSNKSAKIFVAGHRGLVGSAIVRKLQSLGFTNLLLRTHADLDLTRQSDVESFFADEKPHYVVLAAAKVGGIHANNTYPADFIAINLQIQTNVIDSSYRHGVKKILFLGSSCIYPKFAPQPIPENALLSGPLEPTNEWYAVAKIAGIKMCQAYRIQHGFDAISAMPTNLYGPNDNFHPENSHVLPALMRRFHKAKVEGAKEVVIWGTGSPLREFLHVDDLADAVVFLLGNYSGLEHVNVGSGKEVTIKELAELVKEVVGFEGELVWDSSKPDGTPRKLMDSSKLASLGWNAKISLKDGLIDTYKWYLEKVKQ from the exons ATGGGAGAAACCG ATTCTTTCTTCTCGAACAAATCAGCGAAGATCTTCGTAGCAGGCCATCGAGGCCTAGTTGGTTCTGCCATAGTTCGTAAACTTCAGTCCCTAGGCTTTACCAACCTCCTACTCCGCACCCATGCCGATCTGGACCTTACTCGCCAATCCGACGTCGAATCCTTCTTCGCCGATGAGAAACCTCACTATGTCGTACTAGCTGCCGCTAAAGTTGGTGGGATCCACGCCAACAACACTTACCCTGCCGATTTCATTGCCATCAACCTCCAAATCCAGACCAACGTCATCGATTCCTCTTACCGCCACGGCGTTAAGAAAATCCTCTTCCTCGGTTCCTCTTGTATTTATCCCAAATTTGCGCCGCAACCCATCCCTGAAAACGCGCTCTTATCCGGTCCCCTGGAACCCACCAACGAATGGTATGCCGTTGCCAAGATCGCGGGGATCAAAATGTGCCAAGCGTACAGAATTCAGCACGGCTTCGATGCTATTTCCGCTATGCCGACAAATTTGTACGGCCCCAACGATAATTTCCATCCGGAAAATTCCCACGTTTTGCCCGCTTTGATGCGGAGGTTCCATAAAGCCAAAGTGGAAGGAGCAAAAGAAGTAGTTATTTGGGGAACTGGTAGTCCATTAAGGGAATTTTTGCACGTCGACGATCTAGCTGATGCTGTGGTTTTCTTGCTGGGAAATTATAGTGGGTTGGAACATGTGAATGTAGGTAGCGGAAAAGAGGTTACTATTAAGGAATTAGCTGAATTGGTTAAGGAAGTTGTTGGGTTTGAAGGGGAACTTGTTTGGGATTCTTCGAAGCCTGATGGGACTCCTAGGAAACTCATGGACAGCTCGAAGCTTGCTTCATTGGGGTGGAATGCCAAGATTTCTTTGAAAGATGGGCTTATTGATACTTATAAATGGTACTTGGAGAAAGTCAAGCAATGA